One Streptomyces sp. R28 DNA window includes the following coding sequences:
- a CDS encoding DUF6643 family protein: protein MTSPRSTYGGGYYSASFPDTPIYDSLVAERGTPQIAPIRVPAAYDMPGSNLPALPSALPALPAAPSQPSYGYPQAQQPAPLQQAPAAYIPQQAAAPRGYPGPQAQQPRPVAPGGTGYEAMRPAAPRPAAAPYQDPYNNQQYRGY from the coding sequence ATGACCTCCCCCCGCTCCACCTATGGCGGCGGCTACTACTCCGCCTCCTTCCCGGACACTCCGATCTACGACTCACTCGTGGCCGAGCGGGGCACCCCGCAGATCGCCCCGATCCGGGTCCCCGCCGCGTACGACATGCCGGGCAGCAATCTGCCCGCGCTGCCGTCCGCGCTGCCCGCCCTCCCGGCGGCCCCGTCCCAGCCCTCCTACGGATATCCGCAGGCACAGCAGCCCGCTCCGCTACAGCAGGCGCCCGCGGCGTACATCCCACAGCAGGCGGCCGCGCCGCGTGGCTATCCGGGTCCGCAGGCTCAGCAGCCTCGGCCGGTGGCGCCCGGCGGCACGGGCTACGAGGCGATGCGCCCCGCGGCTCCCCGCCCCGCCGCGGCTCCTTACCAGGACCCGTACAACAACCAGCAGTACCGCGGCTACTGA